The Mus caroli chromosome 9, CAROLI_EIJ_v1.1, whole genome shotgun sequence DNA window GTGTGCAGGCGAAATCGGGAATAGGATTGAGGGGCAGATCACCATAGAGACCATCTGTGGTTACATAGTAAAGTCTTGTGTAAAAAACGAAAAGTCATACGTTGGGGGCAATCGCTAGGTGACTCAGTAGGAAAAGGGGCTTGCTGTTAAACTGTAGTTCAATTCTTGTGCCCCACGTAGTGGAGGGGGTGAAACAGCTCCTGaagggctgtcctctgacctccatctttGCGACCCTCCCTACAGGCTTGtacaaaaatactttattttgagTTGCTGGGGCTATAGTTTAGGGATACAGGTAAAACCCCAATACCTCCAGAAAGGGGTGTGTGGTCAGAAATACCATCTCAGATCATCGGTTTAAGCGTCTTCCCTCAATGTTTGTgtccatttctttctccatttatcaGGTTCGAAAGAAGAACTCCCTGAAGGACTGTGTGGCAGTGGCTGGCCCCCTGGGGGTCACACACTTCCTTATTTTGAGCAAAACAGATAACAGTGTATACTTGGTGAGTGGGCACCACACCGTCCCTTTCTCTCCCTGAGCCCCAGCTGCTCCTGTCTGATGATGAGCCCATTGCCCTGAGCTCTTGTGATGCTGGCTTCAAAGTAAACGCTCTGAAGTGAAGGAGCAGGGCTTTCCCTtctcccgccccacccccagccagacCCCTGCACCCTCACCCAACCTTTCTTTGGCAGAAGCTGATGCGACTCCCAGGAGGCCCCACTTTGACGTTCCAGATCAAACAGGTGAGAAGGGTAGATATGAGAGCCCGGCTTGCTCTTGCCCTTGGGGAGGGCCCTGGTCACACGGGTGCTTAGCCATTCGTCTCCCTCCTTTCAGTATACACTGATACGGGACGTGGTCTCTTCCCTGCGCCGACACCGGATGCACGAGCAGCAGTTTAACCACCCTCCCCTCCTGGTGCTCAACAGCTTCGGCCCCCAGGGCATGCACATCAAGCTCATGGCCACCATGTTCCAGAACCTGTTCCCGTCCATCAACGTGCACACGGTGGGCGGGCCAGATCTGTGACAGCTGCCGGGGCAGGGTTGGACAGTTGGAGAGGGAGCAGGCCACATGTTACATCTCCATTGAGTGGAGAGACTCGCTGGCATAAAGCAACTGATTTGATGTTAAATTCCGAGGCGGGGTTAGGAGTTGATAGgagggtctcatgtatctcaagctggcctccaactttgAGGCTGATGCTGGActtgaacctctgatcttccATATCTTCTGTGCTTAGTACACCTTGAAAGGTGTTGGGCTTTGTGCATTGTAGGCCGGCACTCTGCCAACTAAGCCATATCTCTGCTCCTTATTCTGGATTCAAGGTCGTATGTTAGACCAGGCTAAGATTAGACTTAATGGTCTTTTTTAATAAGCCACCTAGGAAGACTAGAGAGTGTCAAGTACGCTCCTGGCCCCAGAGCTTCAGATGCTAAACCCTGGCATCAGTGCTTCTCAGATTAGGTTCCTTACAATGTCTtaagtctgatggttggctttgGTGGCCCCTGGGACTTTTAGCCAGTGCTTCAGACAGTCTGAGGACTCTGGTTGTAGTAGCCCCTAACACCTGCACTAGGCATCCCTAGTGCCTTCTGCAGACACAGACTGCTGGAGAAAGCTATACTCCTTCCCAGCTTAGTCCCTGGTTTCAGCACATAGTTCCCCAGGCAGGCGGCTCACGGTCCCCTTGCCTCTACCCCCAGGTGAACCTGAACACCATTAAGCGCTGCCTCCTCATTAACTACAACCCCGACTCCCAAGAGCTGGACTTCCGACACTAGTGAGTGttggtgagagggagggaggggctcagTGTGGGACACCCGTGCACCTGATGAGAATTCTGCGGCTGAGGTTGTGTGATTGCTCCGACTCAAAGTAAACGCCCTGATGCATGTacaggagagggcagagagcTGACCGTGGACTCCATGACCGTTCACCTCTCCCCCTACTCCCGCCATTGCAGCAGCGTCAAAGTGGTTCCCGTGGGTGCAAGCCGGGGCATGAAGAAGCTCTTACAGGAGAAGTTCCCTAACATGAGCCGACTGCAGGACATCAGTGAGCTGCTGGCCACGTATGTAAGAAAGCTGGTGGGTGGCAGCTGCACCTGTGGAGCGCCCAAGGTAACCTGTTGTTTTACACAGGGGTGTGGGGCTGTCAGACAGTGAGGTGGAGCCAGACGGAGAACACAACACCACAGAACTGCCCCAGGCTGTGGCTGGCCGTGGCAACATGCAGGCCCAACAGAGCGCCATCCGACTTACTGAGGTGAGGGTGGCTATGGTGGCCCTCCCTGTCAGCTCCCAGTCACAAGGCTAGCCTGACTCTCTTCCCATTCTCCTGTGTTGGCAGATTGGGCCCCGGATGACACTGCAGCTCATTAAGATCCAGGAGGGCGTCGGGAACGGCAATGTCCTCTTCCACAGTTTTGGTGAGGGGACAGGGTGAGGCCAGCCCGTGAGAGCAGTGTTGAAGTCCCACTGTGACTGACATATTGTCTGATCCTTCCTCACAGTACACAAGACCGAGGAGGAGCTGCAGGCCATCCTGGCAGCCAAGGAGGAGAAGCTCCGGCTGAAGGCGCAGCGTCAGAACCAACAGGCAGAGAACTTGCGGCGCAAGCAGGAGCTGCGAGAGGCCCACAAGAAGAAGAGCCTGGCAGGCATAAAGCGAGCCCGTGCAAGGGCTGACGGTGACAGTGATGCTGAGGACCCAGGGGCACCGCCAGAGGCAGTGGGGGCAGGTCAGCCTGAAGATGAAGAGGATGACGCTGAGTATTTTCGCCAGGCTGTGGGGGAGGAGCCTGACGAAGGTATGTGGCAGGGTCTGCTGGTGACACCTTggccctttcttttcatttcttccaagTAGCTTAACCATTTCTCTCCCTACAGACTTGTTCCCCACAGCGGCCAAGCGGAGACGGCAGGGGGGCCCTCTGGGCAAGAAGCAGCGAGGGAAAGAGCAGAGGCCTGGTAATAAAGGCCGAGGTCAGGGTGGCAACTGGCGGGCTCTGAAGCTACAAGGTAGATCCCAGAGAGGCAAAGCCAAGCCAAGACCCAGAGCCACACACCAGGACTCACGCCCAGCATCAAGGAGAGGAAACTGAATCTGCCGGCAGTGGGTGGACTATGGATGCCCCAGATTGGGGTCCGGGAGCTGCCTGGGATCCAGTGCAGTCCGGTTTCCTTTTATAAAGGAACTGCCCAGTTCTTAACCTCCAATAAACCTAAACATGGTGCTTTTGAGTCTTcactctggtggtggtggtggggagcagAGCTAGCAGTACTTGGATAGTATAAGGAAGAAGTGGGCTAGGTGGGAGGTGTCACTCTTGACTAGAGATAGGCCAGTGACCAGACTGCTGGGAACTCAGGCCCGGTGGGACCAGAAGCTGCTGTGAGGATTATGTCTGCCCTCTCAGGTAACCAGGTGCCAGCTCAGAGGGACATGAAGGGAAGGATGGTGGGAGGGTACTAAGGGAGCTTAAGGTGGCCAGGTCAGAAGTAACCGCACTGCATGTGGTTCTTAACACTGCTGGTTGCTGGGAGGGGAACCACGCAAGACTGCAAATTGGGAGCAGAGTTTGGAAtgtctgtaatgggacctgatgcatTCCTCAGAATGTCTCCACCTGCACCAtgctgtgtcagtgtgtgtgtctgaagacagctgcagtgtaattatttaattttttaagaatttttatttatgtgagtaaactagctgtacagatggttgtgagccttcatgtagttgttgagAATTgagttttaggacctctgctcgctccagcccagagattattatacataagtacaccgtagctgtcttctgacaccccagaagagggagtcagatctcaatacgggtggttgtgagccaccatgtggttgctgggatttaaactcaggacctttggaagatcagtcagtgctcttaaccactgagccacctctccagccctccttccaCCTTAAGgaacttcgtgtgtgtgtgtgtgtgtgtggtcagctGTGTATATGTGGGGGTCAAAGGTCAGTGCCAGGCATGTCATCTTCCTTAATTGCAGTCAgcgctcttgcccactgagccatcatctcacAAGCACCCTACATAATAGTTTTCAGGACTTCCTCTGGCTCATCCTGATGGCAGGGCTTCAGTGGGCAATAGTTCCTGTGCCATTTCCCCCCCTTGGCTGCCTACTTCGAGGCTGGAAACTGGTGAGGTGGCCTACTGCCTAGAGCAATGCATGCAGCTTGCTCAATGGCATTCAGCACCTGCATCAGCCTCAGTTGACACGTGGTGGCTGTGCACCCCTTTACACAAAGGCACCTGCTACCCAAGCATGCCTAGGCTGTCAGTGTTGCCAGCTGGGACATGGCCACCCTGTGTGCTGCCCCCATGCTTGCTTTCCCCAACAGATTTGAGGCATGCAGCAACAATCTTTTCCTCCCCCCTCAcctccccagacagggtttctctgtgtagccctggctgtcttggaactcactctgtagaccaggctagcctcgaactcagaaattcgacNANNNttttttttttttttttttggtttttcgagacagggtttctctgtgtagtcgtggctgtcctggaactcactctgtagcccaggctggcctcgaactcagaaatccgcctgcctctgcctcccaagtgctgggattaaaggcgtgcgccaccacgcccggcgaaattCGACAATCTTAACACCTGTGTCAAGTGCCTAAAAGTGTAGGACAGCCAGCTAAAGGCCTTTGGAACCTACAGCTTGATCCTGTAGGCATGGGCTTACCCGCCCTGCTGCTCACACTGATGGCCTATGTCCTGGGGCTGGTACACAGCCAGGGCATGACCACAGCCCAGAAGCTGCATGTGGGAGTGCTGGTGGGCAGCAGTGTAGCTCTCCACGCCTGCTCCTATGCACCCTGCTACATCACACATGTGCTTCAGGTGGAGACCAGGTTGCGCTGGATGGCTCATGACCCCAGCTTCTCCAATAAGGTGCAGGCTGAACAGGAGCTGGGGCCCTTCTTTGGCGACCTGACAACATGCATCCTTGTGCCCCTGGCCACATGCACACAGTCCTTGCTCTGCATGGCCAAGGCACCCAGCCTGCACTGCCACCCATGTCACCGAAACTCTGAGGACAAGAGCCCTTGTAAGACTTGCCTCTAGAAGGTACAACCACTCACCAAACCCAGCTATGCCATGGCCTTGACTGCTGAAACCTCACTGCCACAGGCTGGGCTGTGACAGCAGTTCCTAAGTACCAAGGGTCCTCCTCTAGTTACCCCTCAAGGCCAGTGTCTCACCAATGGAGGCTGCCTTGCATCCAGACAGGTCCTTTATAAAACCTCAGCCTGAGGGAGGGTCCAGGCTTCacgctccctccttccccactcccctcccgGCCCCAAAGGGAGACCCAGAAAATAAGCAGGACAAAGTGCATTTGGAGTCTGTTTACTGAAGCTTTCTGTCCTGAGGGTCTGGACAACAGCAGCAGGTAGCAGATGTCTTATTAATTCGTTGATGGcctggaaagagggagggaaagaggtggTAAGGATGCAGGTGGGACTTGTGATCCTGAAGGGGACCTGAGAGAGACTGCACTCACACCAGGGAACCCCTGGCCTGGCTTGCTCAGGACCTTCCTCCAGACAGGCCTGGCAACCACAGGACTGGGCTAGGGAGAAGGTGCAAAGGGGCAGGAGGGTCCTTACTTGGCCCACTCGACATTGAGGATAAGATGGTCGTAGCCAAAGCCAGACACCCCTGCAATGGCACGTGCAGCATCCTCCCGGCGGTGAAAGCT harbors:
- the LOC110301742 gene encoding suppressor of SWI4 1 homolog; protein product: MGQSGRSRHQKRNRAQAQLRNLESYAAQPHSFVFTRGRAGRSVRQLSLDVRRVMEPLTATRLQVRKKNSLKDCVAVAGPLGVTHFLILSKTDNSVYLKLMRLPGGPTLTFQIKQYTLIRDVVSSLRRHRMHEQQFNHPPLLVLNSFGPQGMHIKLMATMFQNLFPSINVHTVNLNTIKRCLLINYNPDSQELDFRHYSVKVVPVGASRGMKKLLQEKFPNMSRLQDISELLATGVGLSDSEVEPDGEHNTTELPQAVAGRGNMQAQQSAIRLTEIGPRMTLQLIKIQEGVGNGNVLFHSFVHKTEEELQAILAAKEEKLRLKAQRQNQQAENLRRKQELREAHKKKSLAGIKRARARADGDSDAEDPGAPPEAVGAGQPEDEEDDAEYFRQAVGEEPDEDLFPTAAKRRRQGGPLGKKQRGKEQRPGNKGRGQGGNWRALKLQGRSQRGKAKPRPRATHQDSRPASRRGN